One Clostridium sp. CM027 genomic window carries:
- a CDS encoding VOC family protein: MSLKVSPFIQIMDGRAKEAIEYYQEVLNAKVLFMQTIGQGPKDEVSKFEKNQLDLVAHSVLKIGENKIMVADIFPGVPFQKGNQISICITSDDISITKQFYEKLKEDGKILIELNEIYFSPAYGMVTDKFGVTFQIFTARK, encoded by the coding sequence ATGTCATTAAAAGTCAGCCCTTTTATTCAGATAATGGATGGAAGAGCAAAAGAAGCAATTGAATATTATCAAGAGGTTTTAAATGCTAAAGTTCTTTTTATGCAAACTATAGGTCAAGGTCCCAAAGATGAGGTGTCAAAGTTTGAAAAGAATCAATTAGATCTTGTCGCACACTCAGTATTAAAAATTGGTGAAAATAAAATTATGGTTGCTGATATTTTCCCTGGTGTTCCTTTTCAGAAGGGAAATCAAATCTCAATATGTATCACAAGCGATGACATTTCAATAACCAAACAATTTTATGAGAAATTGAAGGAAGATGGTAAAATCCTTATTGAACTTAATGAAATTTACTTTAGCCCTGCTTATGGAATGGTCACTGATAAGTTTGGAGTTACTTTTCAGATTTTTACTGCTAGAAAATAA
- a CDS encoding YdcF family protein has protein sequence MKNKGNVYVVLGVLCEVYFIGTIIFGGRVTFAEFYLGLGVLLISLGLIKRKSKREYILIKPGKIRTAIKICFFMGLASFVFIEGCIIQSAISKHREKTDYLVILGAGIRGEVPSTALYQRLYASLEYIKLNPNVKVVVSGGIGPSETITEAAAMKRFLIKHGVAKEQIIQEEKSTDTLENFKFTAALLKGLDKKENIEATIVTNNFHMFRAKFLAERQGLKVYGYPAPLHPILVPTCFVREYLAVINSFIFDR, from the coding sequence ATAATATTTGGCGGGAGAGTAACTTTTGCAGAATTTTATCTAGGCCTCGGAGTATTATTAATATCACTAGGATTAATTAAACGGAAAAGTAAACGGGAATATATTTTAATAAAACCAGGAAAGATTAGAACAGCGATAAAAATATGCTTTTTTATGGGACTAGCTTCTTTTGTATTTATTGAAGGGTGCATAATTCAATCAGCTATATCAAAGCATAGAGAAAAAACAGATTATCTAGTTATTTTAGGGGCTGGTATTAGAGGAGAAGTTCCTTCAACGGCACTTTATCAAAGGCTTTATGCCAGTTTAGAATATATTAAATTAAATCCTAATGTTAAGGTAGTGGTTTCAGGTGGAATAGGTCCTAGTGAAACTATTACGGAAGCAGCGGCTATGAAAAGATTTTTAATAAAGCACGGAGTGGCAAAAGAACAGATAATACAGGAGGAAAAGTCAACCGATACTTTAGAAAACTTTAAATTTACAGCAGCGCTTTTAAAAGGATTAGATAAAAAAGAAAATATAGAAGCAACTATTGTTACAAATAATTTCCATATGTTTAGAGCTAAGTTCTTAGCAGAAAGGCAGGGGTTAAAAGTATATGGGTATCCTGCCCCACTTCATCCAATTCTAGTGCCTACTTGTTTTGTTCGGGAATATTTAGCAGTAATAAATTCATTTATTTTTGATAGATAA
- a CDS encoding YafY family protein translates to MSKAKRLNEMIMMVNRKKRFTVRELAQEFGVSKRTILRDLQELGEMGVPLYSEVGPHGGYQVLNERILPAITFTDDEAISIFFAIHALRHYISLPFDGEYESIKKKFYLNLSGDIRDTIDRIKDRVDFLSVHQQEEIPFLRQLLDASIKQDVIIINYVTNEKISNRSIQPIGIYANEGMWYCPSYCFLTKDYRVFRCDRIKSVKLDENTDTIDLSNINLKNRFSILNDTKETFELYVELTNKGVEKYQSAKWPNIELNKQEDGSGFLNGNISKHDIDFFSDYFITYSKHAIIKKPFELIACIKGKLNIILNQYT, encoded by the coding sequence ATGTCTAAAGCAAAAAGATTAAATGAAATGATTATGATGGTCAATCGAAAGAAGAGATTTACGGTTCGGGAATTAGCACAAGAATTTGGGGTTTCTAAAAGAACCATTTTGAGAGATTTGCAAGAATTAGGCGAAATGGGTGTACCATTGTATTCAGAAGTAGGTCCGCATGGGGGCTATCAAGTCTTAAATGAACGAATTCTTCCTGCCATCACATTTACTGATGATGAGGCTATCTCTATATTCTTTGCTATTCATGCATTAAGACATTATATTTCTCTCCCATTTGACGGTGAGTATGAATCAATAAAAAAGAAGTTTTATTTAAATCTTTCTGGAGATATTAGAGATACGATAGATAGAATAAAAGACCGTGTTGATTTTTTGTCAGTACATCAACAAGAGGAAATTCCATTTTTAAGACAATTATTAGATGCATCAATAAAGCAGGATGTTATTATAATTAACTATGTGACAAATGAGAAAATCAGCAATAGAAGTATTCAACCAATTGGTATATATGCAAATGAAGGAATGTGGTATTGTCCATCTTATTGCTTTTTAACTAAAGATTATCGAGTCTTTAGGTGTGACCGTATAAAGTCTGTAAAACTTGATGAAAACACTGATACTATTGACTTGTCTAATATTAATTTAAAGAACCGTTTTTCAATCCTTAATGATACTAAAGAAACATTTGAATTATATGTGGAGTTAACTAATAAAGGTGTAGAAAAATATCAATCTGCAAAATGGCCAAATATTGAGTTGAATAAACAAGAAGATGGTTCAGGATTTTTGAATGGGAATATCTCAAAACATGATATTGATTTTTTTTCTGATTACTTTATTACATATAGTAAACATGCAATTATCAAAAAACCTTTTGAGTTAATTGCATGCATAAAAGGGAAACTAAATATAATTTTAAATCAGTATACTTAA
- a CDS encoding aspartyl-phosphate phosphatase Spo0E family protein — protein sequence MTQLDEILQKIEKHRTLLHQLMDEKETLTDPRLVVLSQELDELLNEYDKLLD from the coding sequence ATGACACAATTGGATGAAATATTACAAAAAATTGAAAAACACAGAACTTTATTGCATCAGTTAATGGATGAAAAAGAAACCTTAACTGATCCCAGATTAGTAGTACTTAGTCAAGAGTTAGATGAACTACTAAATGAATACGATAAGCTATTAGATTAA
- a CDS encoding ABC transporter permease — translation MWLKKLKKKKLQCFLIGALLFLSSLIFTSSLSMLTSIQGYINKFYSNDKFYYIICYNANESSTNDVLKWGKNNTEVNDVKATEAFTSGNDLYHNGVNLKISMYDVVPIEDSKNIPFGLTKGNSSNNDSCPKKGEVWITKILAENNNIHLGDNLTIKTKTKDVTLKVSSLINDSLEPSSTIGIINLYTNKNSEQEFSSLRKASLIFIDVKSGTNVANVEKDLTGAIKVGGFVFDKDLLSLSSTMASSMIGGIATLASILVFIVSVLLMRFILWNNILKEYKSIGIYKALGFSKRDILKFYIIGYSIIAFIGSILGALCSIPILNYTASKVLKYIGDFKGVSINAYVILATVILFTLVVIINLYFVIRRTNKITPVEALRTGITSSRRKLTKSLIKDNISSLAFAINDMFKYKKTTAFITLTLTLSLTLVLIFGNANGSMSKMKENAPIWFGLPKSNVTISAPQMVRQSEVLNKVLNDVKKDNRIKNYVYGSMMLTDVVELDTKKYPIKSTLYDIFVMNSYTSDLGFTIIDGHNPKNSKEVAVSSKILKDAGLSVGDYIELSINNKKDSYLITGAYNSMMQNGYGIRILNAAIEKEIPKFIGSEIFITLTAGTDIKQFKKEINNIYPNLDASEIPPAIKDVIVSIPGTVLPITNLLIVVFIAFGAITILNIIIINIRDNRRNFGIMKALGFTSKEIRNRYLYRILILTLFSTIIAIIFNLTLARPMIAAAVSKLDVLIISPVTMLLLITTMVCLILVTTLICCNSIKNTKITELMEE, via the coding sequence ATGTGGCTTAAAAAACTAAAAAAGAAAAAACTTCAATGTTTTTTAATAGGAGCGTTATTATTTTTATCCTCTTTAATATTTACAAGTAGTTTGTCTATGTTAACTTCTATTCAAGGGTATATTAATAAATTTTATTCTAATGATAAATTTTACTATATAATTTGTTATAACGCTAATGAAAGTTCTACAAATGATGTACTTAAGTGGGGTAAAAATAATACAGAGGTTAATGATGTTAAAGCTACTGAGGCGTTCACTTCTGGTAACGACCTTTATCACAATGGTGTAAATTTAAAGATTTCAATGTACGATGTTGTTCCCATAGAAGATAGCAAAAATATTCCATTTGGACTAACTAAGGGTAACTCATCAAATAATGACAGTTGTCCTAAAAAAGGTGAAGTGTGGATTACTAAGATTCTAGCAGAAAATAATAATATTCACCTTGGAGATAACTTAACCATAAAAACAAAGACAAAGGACGTTACTTTAAAGGTTTCTTCCTTAATTAATGACTCTCTTGAGCCATCTTCTACTATTGGTATAATTAATCTATATACCAATAAGAATAGTGAGCAGGAATTCTCTTCATTAAGGAAAGCATCATTAATTTTTATAGATGTTAAAAGTGGGACTAATGTAGCTAATGTAGAAAAGGATTTGACCGGGGCTATAAAAGTTGGTGGCTTTGTATTTGATAAAGATTTATTAAGCTTAAGTTCAACGATGGCTTCTTCTATGATAGGTGGCATTGCAACCTTAGCTTCAATTCTAGTGTTTATTGTTTCAGTGCTTCTTATGCGATTTATTTTATGGAATAATATTTTAAAAGAATATAAATCTATTGGAATATACAAAGCTCTTGGTTTTTCTAAAAGAGATATTCTCAAATTTTATATTATAGGTTACTCAATAATTGCATTTATTGGAAGTATCCTTGGAGCTCTGTGTAGTATCCCTATATTAAATTATACAGCCTCGAAAGTTTTAAAGTATATTGGTGATTTTAAAGGTGTAAGTATTAATGCATATGTTATTTTAGCTACAGTAATTTTATTTACATTAGTGGTGATTATTAATCTGTATTTTGTAATTAGAAGAACTAATAAGATTACACCTGTGGAGGCTCTTAGAACAGGGATTACATCTTCAAGGCGAAAGCTAACAAAGTCATTGATCAAAGATAATATATCTTCCTTAGCCTTTGCAATAAACGATATGTTTAAATATAAAAAGACTACTGCCTTTATCACATTAACATTAACATTATCCCTAACACTGGTATTGATATTTGGTAATGCAAATGGATCTATGTCAAAGATGAAGGAAAATGCTCCTATTTGGTTTGGACTACCTAAAAGTAATGTAACCATTAGTGCTCCGCAAATGGTTAGACAATCAGAAGTTTTAAATAAGGTTTTGAATGATGTAAAGAAGGACAATAGAATTAAAAATTATGTTTATGGATCTATGATGCTAACGGATGTAGTAGAACTTGATACTAAAAAATACCCTATAAAGAGTACACTTTACGATATATTTGTGATGAATTCTTACACCAGTGATTTAGGCTTTACTATCATAGATGGGCATAATCCCAAAAATTCTAAAGAAGTAGCTGTTTCTTCAAAAATATTAAAAGATGCAGGATTATCCGTAGGAGACTATATAGAACTATCTATAAATAATAAAAAAGACTCCTATTTAATAACAGGCGCTTATAATTCAATGATGCAAAATGGATATGGTATAAGAATATTAAATGCTGCAATAGAAAAGGAGATTCCAAAATTTATAGGCAGTGAAATTTTTATAACTCTAACAGCTGGTACAGATATAAAACAATTTAAGAAAGAGATTAACAATATATATCCTAATTTAGATGCCAGTGAAATTCCACCTGCAATTAAAGATGTCATAGTATCTATCCCTGGAACAGTACTCCCTATTACCAATTTATTAATTGTGGTATTTATAGCATTTGGTGCAATAACGATATTAAATATTATCATAATCAATATTAGAGATAATAGAAGAAACTTTGGAATAATGAAGGCCCTAGGATTTACATCTAAAGAAATAAGAAACAGATATCTATATAGGATATTAATATTAACATTATTTAGCACAATTATAGCTATCATATTTAATTTAACGCTAGCAAGACCTATGATTGCTGCAGCAGTTAGTAAATTAGATGTGTTAATAATATCTCCAGTAACAATGTTACTACTAATAACTACTATGGTTTGTTTAATATTAGTAACTACACTTATATGCTGTAACTCTATAAAAAATACTAAGATTACTGAATTAATGGAGGAGTGA
- a CDS encoding ABC transporter permease — MANFFTLISLENTKLWKRLSTKIMLLIMIVIVIAATSIYKYHKVSHNSSTTTKISENWKQDLLANLPVEKAALTQIEKTDKTSASIGNMKKSIAEDEYSIVNNIRPESKDSIWTRITKFDSYVPYSLIIALLLIIACSALFAGEFSEGTMKMMISRPYKRFEILTAKLIVTLFYGLVLLVTAFLLNFILLGIYFGFNGMGAKEMMWTSTKIIYIPAVLKTIIIYGLNFLTVLVYVLVAFALSIISRSRSIATGCSLFLLLAGSYMVQIFSSYFSWGKYLPFGLSDFTYFIVNGSFVVGTTLAFAIGVSVIYSVIFCAAGFLVFEKRDI, encoded by the coding sequence ATGGCGAATTTTTTTACACTTATTTCACTAGAAAATACAAAACTTTGGAAAAGACTTTCTACAAAAATAATGTTACTCATAATGATTGTAATTGTAATAGCGGCAACGAGTATTTATAAATATCACAAGGTGTCTCATAATAGTTCAACTACTACAAAAATTTCCGAAAATTGGAAACAGGACTTACTGGCAAATCTTCCGGTAGAAAAAGCTGCTCTAACGCAAATTGAAAAAACAGATAAAACGTCAGCATCCATAGGAAATATGAAAAAAAGCATAGCTGAAGATGAATACAGCATTGTTAACAATATCAGGCCAGAATCCAAAGACAGCATTTGGACAAGAATCACAAAGTTTGATTCATATGTTCCATATAGTTTAATTATTGCACTTCTTTTAATAATAGCATGTTCAGCTTTATTTGCAGGTGAATTTTCAGAGGGTACAATGAAAATGATGATATCACGGCCTTATAAACGGTTTGAAATTCTTACCGCAAAACTAATTGTTACATTATTTTATGGTCTTGTACTTTTGGTAACAGCATTTTTGTTAAACTTTATATTGCTGGGTATATATTTCGGTTTCAATGGCATGGGTGCTAAGGAAATGATGTGGACGAGTACCAAAATAATATATATACCAGCCGTACTAAAAACAATTATTATTTATGGCCTTAATTTTCTTACTGTGCTTGTGTATGTATTAGTAGCTTTTGCACTTTCAATAATATCTCGTTCACGCTCAATTGCAACCGGATGCTCTTTATTCTTGCTTTTAGCTGGTAGTTATATGGTGCAAATATTCTCATCCTATTTCAGCTGGGGTAAATATCTTCCTTTTGGATTGTCTGATTTTACTTACTTTATTGTTAACGGATCATTCGTCGTTGGTACAACACTTGCATTTGCTATTGGCGTATCAGTTATATATTCTGTTATATTCTGCGCTGCAGGTTTTTTAGTTTTTGAGAAACGCGATATTTAA
- a CDS encoding DUF1287 domain-containing protein: protein MKKKFVVILIMIFLILTCAYIYSPFKSIINEYVFSIFKPKFIVSENFSKIDNNKNGVADALDIVNGANNEVLNKTKYISNYYNGGYPPEKEGVCTDVIWRGFKTANINLKDLIDEDIKSNIKLYPRVDEKPDPNIDFRRVPNQDIFFSRHAQSLTTEVKSRNAENLKEWQPGDIVVFTKGYEHIGIISNKRDKNGIPYVIHNTKPHASILKLSYFTSPIHGHYRWKFD, encoded by the coding sequence GTGAAAAAAAAATTTGTTGTAATTTTAATAATGATTTTTTTAATCTTAACTTGTGCTTATATATATTCACCTTTTAAATCCATCATTAATGAATATGTTTTTAGCATCTTTAAACCCAAATTTATAGTATCTGAAAATTTTTCGAAAATTGATAACAATAAAAACGGAGTAGCAGATGCACTAGATATAGTTAATGGTGCTAATAATGAAGTTCTTAATAAAACAAAATATATAAGTAATTATTATAATGGTGGCTATCCACCTGAAAAAGAAGGGGTATGTACCGACGTAATTTGGCGAGGTTTTAAAACTGCTAACATTAATTTAAAAGACCTTATTGATGAGGACATAAAAAGCAATATTAAACTTTATCCTAGAGTAGATGAAAAGCCAGACCCTAATATTGATTTCAGACGAGTGCCCAATCAAGATATATTTTTTAGTAGGCACGCTCAAAGTTTAACCACCGAAGTTAAATCTAGGAATGCTGAAAATTTAAAAGAATGGCAACCTGGTGATATTGTGGTATTTACTAAGGGTTATGAACATATTGGTATTATTTCTAATAAAAGAGATAAAAATGGTATTCCTTATGTCATTCATAATACCAAACCTCATGCTAGTATACTGAAACTTTCTTACTTTACATCTCCTATACACGGTCATTATAGATGGAAATTTGATTAA
- a CDS encoding ABC transporter ATP-binding protein, producing MANEVLKIEKLKKVIGKRTIVSDISIELKKGEIFGFLGPNGAGKSTTIKMIVGLSKITEGNIYVDGCSVKEDFKGAMRNIGCIVENPDMYNYMSGLDNLKLFAKIYKDVDEIRINEVVKIVDLERAINDKVKTYSLGMKQRLGIAQAILHSPKLLILDEPTNGLDPAGIKDMRELLRKLSSETSLTVLVSSHILGEMQQMCDRVGIINKGKIITVKSIDELLNMSQKGDKTVLTLESDNNEKAASLLTSVNISNSILEGGLHIETTKNRVPEVVTTLTSAGIAIFAMDRQVIQSLEDVFMKLTGEEK from the coding sequence ATGGCTAATGAAGTATTAAAAATCGAAAAACTAAAAAAAGTAATTGGTAAACGTACAATCGTTTCAGATATTTCCATTGAACTTAAAAAAGGAGAAATATTCGGTTTTCTTGGACCTAATGGCGCTGGAAAATCCACTACTATTAAGATGATTGTTGGATTATCCAAAATTACTGAGGGAAATATTTATGTAGATGGATGCTCAGTAAAAGAAGATTTCAAAGGAGCAATGCGTAACATTGGGTGCATAGTTGAAAATCCGGATATGTATAATTATATGTCTGGACTCGATAATCTTAAACTATTCGCTAAAATATATAAAGATGTAGATGAGATTCGAATCAATGAAGTAGTGAAAATTGTGGATTTAGAGCGGGCAATAAATGATAAGGTGAAAACTTATTCGTTAGGTATGAAGCAACGTCTAGGTATTGCTCAGGCCATACTTCATAGTCCAAAACTTCTTATACTTGATGAGCCTACAAATGGTCTTGATCCCGCAGGAATCAAGGATATGCGTGAGCTACTTCGAAAGCTTTCATCAGAAACTAGTCTTACGGTGCTTGTATCTAGTCATATATTAGGTGAAATGCAGCAGATGTGCGACCGTGTTGGTATAATTAATAAGGGGAAAATTATAACGGTAAAATCCATTGACGAACTCCTTAACATGTCACAAAAGGGTGATAAAACTGTTCTGACATTAGAATCTGATAATAATGAAAAAGCAGCTTCACTTCTAACAAGCGTTAATATAAGTAACAGCATCTTGGAAGGTGGATTACATATTGAAACAACCAAAAATCGTGTTCCAGAAGTAGTTACAACATTAACTTCTGCAGGCATAGCTATTTTCGCTATGGACAGACAAGTGATTCAATCACTTGAAGATGTATTTATGAAGCTTACAGGGGAGGAAAAATAA
- a CDS encoding HAMP domain-containing sensor histidine kinase, giving the protein MNKQSIALKVKVFTLSVIVLVAFVIIYSTNLIYNKNSFYPTVNKGRLLTSSIKISVEEALVSNNSEFSLKSDFPYAVIDLNGKVLYSSISIYKKDAVADLNEFMEYDNKASMQHPGLIKYTIPLIINSKQVGTAIFLIPKEDFLSTSPKLVTFRDVLPIIISLSAIIILIILTYILLKKDILLPLDSLNESARRILKGDFTYEIHYDYDTEMGVFCHDFEAMRDELKSSKEKEISIKVSEKELLACLSHDIKTPLTAIHGYASGIKDGIVKDKAGIENYCIIILNRVKMLSKLLEDILEHSKAELNKMNISLVEFYCGDFFKDILDDLSVEITSKEIHFIFPDKIPNLLLNGDKKRLSQVMYNLVSNSIKYSREDGSISIYFENTGRYLNVYIKDTGMGISSADIPYIFNKFYRAEKCRNQNIPGSGLGLSISKYIVEAHGGFINCVESSLNGTIICFGIPI; this is encoded by the coding sequence ATGAATAAGCAAAGCATAGCTTTGAAAGTTAAAGTTTTCACTTTATCTGTAATTGTATTAGTAGCCTTTGTAATTATTTATTCAACAAATCTTATATATAATAAAAACAGCTTTTATCCTACAGTTAATAAGGGCAGACTTTTAACAAGTTCTATAAAAATAAGTGTAGAAGAAGCATTAGTGAGTAATAATTCTGAATTTTCTTTGAAAAGTGATTTTCCCTATGCTGTTATAGATTTAAATGGAAAGGTTTTGTACTCTTCTATAAGTATTTATAAAAAAGATGCTGTAGCTGATTTAAATGAATTTATGGAATATGATAATAAAGCTTCGATGCAGCATCCGGGACTAATTAAATATACTATCCCACTAATTATAAATAGTAAACAAGTTGGCACAGCAATATTTTTAATTCCTAAGGAGGATTTTTTATCTACTTCACCCAAGCTAGTTACCTTTAGAGATGTATTACCTATTATCATCTCTTTATCTGCAATAATTATACTAATAATCCTCACTTATATTTTATTGAAAAAGGATATTTTATTGCCCTTAGATTCTCTTAATGAAAGTGCGCGGAGAATTTTAAAGGGTGATTTCACATATGAAATTCATTATGATTATGATACAGAAATGGGTGTTTTTTGCCACGATTTCGAAGCTATGAGAGATGAACTTAAATCTTCAAAGGAAAAGGAAATATCAATAAAGGTAAGTGAAAAGGAGCTTTTAGCTTGCTTATCTCATGATATTAAAACCCCTCTAACTGCCATCCATGGATATGCGTCAGGGATTAAGGATGGCATTGTTAAAGATAAGGCGGGTATTGAAAATTATTGTATAATAATATTAAACAGAGTAAAAATGTTATCTAAGCTTCTAGAGGATATACTAGAGCATTCAAAGGCAGAGCTTAACAAAATGAACATATCATTAGTTGAGTTCTACTGTGGCGATTTCTTTAAGGATATATTAGATGATTTATCTGTAGAGATAACCAGTAAGGAAATTCATTTTATTTTCCCAGATAAAATACCTAACCTTTTGTTAAATGGTGATAAGAAAAGACTTTCTCAAGTAATGTACAATTTAGTTTCAAATAGTATAAAGTATTCAAGAGAAGATGGATCCATTTCAATATATTTTGAAAACACTGGTAGGTATCTTAATGTATACATAAAAGATACAGGAATGGGAATTTCTTCGGCTGATATTCCTTATATATTTAATAAATTCTATAGAGCCGAGAAATGCAGAAATCAAAATATTCCAGGATCCGGCCTTGGTCTCTCCATTTCTAAGTATATTGTTGAGGCTCATGGTGGCTTTATAAATTGCGTTGAATCTTCATTGAATGGGACTATTATTTGCTTTGGAATACCAATATAA
- a CDS encoding ABC transporter ATP-binding protein: MKKSVIKANNLCKSFVTGKTALNVIKNLSLDIYEGDFTVIMGSSGSGKSTLLYTLSGMDSPTSGSVNILGKDITSMKENELSLIRKKDISFVFQSINLLPDITVFENIAYCGYGVNKNKKEVNEKTLKLLETLSIKDAKEKYPSEISGGMQQRAAVARAIITSPKILFGDEPTGALNSTAGEEVLDILSDLNNNGQTVVMVTHDLKAAARASRLIYLKDGRIDGELDLDKFFKSDDGNREVLIFEFLKERGW, translated from the coding sequence ATGAAAAAATCAGTTATAAAAGCTAATAATCTTTGCAAATCATTTGTCACAGGTAAAACTGCGCTAAATGTGATAAAAAATTTAAGTTTAGACATCTATGAAGGGGACTTTACTGTAATTATGGGAAGCTCAGGCTCTGGTAAATCTACATTATTATATACTTTAAGTGGTATGGACTCACCCACTAGTGGCAGCGTTAATATCTTAGGGAAGGATATTACATCAATGAAAGAGAATGAACTTTCATTAATTAGAAAAAAAGACATTTCCTTTGTATTTCAAAGTATAAATCTATTACCTGATATAACGGTTTTTGAAAACATAGCTTATTGTGGTTATGGAGTAAATAAAAATAAAAAAGAAGTCAATGAGAAAACCTTAAAGCTTCTTGAAACCCTGAGTATAAAAGATGCTAAGGAAAAATACCCCTCAGAAATTTCTGGTGGTATGCAACAAAGAGCAGCAGTGGCAAGAGCTATAATCACATCCCCTAAAATACTATTTGGAGACGAGCCCACAGGAGCACTTAACTCCACTGCGGGAGAAGAGGTTCTAGACATATTGTCGGACTTAAATAATAATGGTCAAACAGTAGTTATGGTCACTCATGATTTAAAGGCTGCTGCTCGTGCTTCCAGATTAATATATTTAAAGGATGGTAGAATAGATGGAGAACTTGATTTAGATAAATTCTTTAAATCAGACGATGGAAATAGAGAGGTTTTAATATTTGAATTTTTGAAAGAAAGAGGGTGGTAA
- a CDS encoding response regulator transcription factor, with protein sequence MANEKILIIEDDIDIRNILKDYFNSEGFIVDYCDNGGKALVAFNSFNPDIVVLDIMLPEVDGIEICRIIRTTSRVPIIMLSAKSGDIDKILSLGVGADDYITKPFSPMEIIARIKAHLRRYKTFSIPLKDSYPSKKYDSEIKEFGKLAIDSKSYKVTFKGKEIHLTSREFEIVDFLSDYPCQVFSKQQLYDNIWGLSDFGDLNTVAVYVNRIREKFSLHNINYIKTVWGVGYKWEEAIDE encoded by the coding sequence ATGGCAAATGAAAAAATTCTTATCATTGAAGATGATATAGATATCAGAAATATATTAAAAGATTATTTTAATAGTGAAGGGTTTATAGTTGATTATTGTGATAATGGAGGAAAAGCTCTTGTCGCGTTTAATTCTTTTAATCCGGATATTGTTGTTTTAGATATAATGCTTCCTGAGGTGGATGGCATAGAAATCTGCAGAATTATTAGGACCACCTCGCGAGTACCCATAATAATGCTTTCTGCTAAAAGTGGGGATATTGATAAGATATTATCCCTGGGAGTTGGCGCTGACGATTATATAACTAAACCTTTTTCTCCCATGGAGATAATAGCTAGAATAAAAGCACATCTGCGGAGATATAAAACTTTTTCAATTCCATTAAAGGATTCTTATCCTTCTAAAAAGTATGATTCTGAAATAAAAGAGTTTGGTAAGTTAGCTATAGATAGTAAAAGCTATAAAGTAACCTTTAAGGGAAAAGAGATTCACTTAACATCCAGAGAATTTGAAATAGTAGACTTTTTATCCGATTATCCATGCCAAGTATTCTCTAAGCAGCAGCTTTATGATAATATTTGGGGACTTAGCGACTTTGGAGATTTAAATACAGTTGCTGTTTATGTAAATCGAATTCGCGAGAAATTTTCTCTGCACAATATAAATTACATTAAAACTGTTTGGGGAGTTGGTTACAAATGGGAGGAAGCAATAGATGAATAA